CGGGATGACCGATTTTCTCTTTCCCCTGAGCACGGCCAAATACACCAGCGAGGCGATCGAAGAGATCAAATTTCAACTGCACCTCGACAGCAAGGTCGAAATCAAAAACATTTATAGTCCCAGCCACGCCATTGATATCCAGCGTCCCGACGGGAAATCCGCGGTGATTAGTTATTCCGCCAAAAGCACGATTCCCACGGGGGATTTTCGCCTGTTATACGATGTCGGCGCTGGCCAGGTAAACGCCAGCGTGATTGCCTACCGGCCCACGACCGACGAGGAAGGGTATCTACTGCTGTTAGCCAGTCCGCAAATTGCGGCGGACATGGCCGAGCGGCCCAAAAAGACGGTGCTGTTTGTCGTGGATAAGTCTGGCAGCATGAGCGGCAAGAAGATGGAGCAGGCCAAAGGCGCGCTGAAATTTGTGCTGAACAACCTGCGCGACGGGGACACGTTTAATGTCATTGCCTACGACGATAAAGTGGAAAGCTGGAAACCGGAAGTGCAGACCTTTGGCGACGAAACCCGTAAAAGCGCGCTCGGGTATGTCGAGGGGCTGTATGCCGGCGGCAGCACCAACATTAGCGGCGCGCTCAAAACCGCCCTGGCCCAAATTCAGGATGCTTCGCGTCCCAACTTTGTGATCTTTTTAACTGATGGCCTGCCGACCGCGGGCGAGACCAACGAGCAAAAGATCGTCACCCAGACCCGCGAGCTGAACAAGCTCAAGGCCCGGATTTTTGCGTTTGGCGTCGGTTACGACCTGAATAGCCGCCTGCTGGATAAACTGGTGCGCGAAAACTTTGGCCTGAGCGAATTTGTCCGGCCCAATGAGGATATCGAAGCCCGCGTCAGCGCGCTTTATAATCGCATTGGCGCGCCGGTCATGAGCGATGTGGCGATCAAATTTGACCTGGATGGCCACAAGACCGAAGATGGTCCGCTGGTCAATCGCCAATACCCCCAGACCATCACCGATCTGTTTGCCGGCGAACAGCTGGTCATCGTGGGCCGCTATAAAAAGCATGGCGCGGCCAAGGTAACCGTGACCGGCAAGGTCGGGGGAAAAGAGGTCACGCTGGATTTTCCCGCGAACCTGGTGGAAAAAAGCGCCGACGATAGCAACGGCTTTGTCGAAAAACTCTGGGCGATGCGGCGAATCGGCGAGATCATGGATGACCTGGACCTCAAGGGCCGGAACGAGGAATTGGTCAAGGAACTGGTGACGCTTTCGACCAAGCATGGCATTTTGACCCCCTACACCAGTTTTTTGGCTGATGAAAACACAAATTTGCGAGATGTGACCAGCAACCTGCACGAAGCCGACCGGCGGTTGCGGTACTTTGCCGAATCCAACGGAGCGGGAGGCGTGGAGCAGCGGATTTTAAAGAATGAAATTGCCAAGGCGAATCGCGCCCCCCAAGCCCCGGCGGATAACGCCCAATTGAACCAATTTAGCTTGCAGGCGCCCAGTGCGGCCACGGCAGGACGGGGAGGATTTGGCGGCGGGGCAAATGCTCCGGCCGGCGCGGCCTCGGCGAGCGGAGCAGTTGCCACTGGCCCGACGGTCACGCTGCAGAAGGACGAAAAAGAGTCTCTGGCCGTGACGCAAAACGTCCGCCAGGTGGGTCAAAAGACGTTTTACCTGCGCAACGCCAATTGGGTGGACTCCCTCGCGAACGAAAAGCAGGAAAAGGAAGCCAAGAAGATCGAGCGATTTAGCATGGAGTACTTTGATCTGATCGACAAGCATGGCAAGGAAGTGGCCAAGTACCTCGCTCAGGATGAACCGCTGATTTTGGTCCTGGACGGCGAGGCATACCAGTTTTAGTGGTGTCGCCCTATCACGACAGAATGTATCCCTCTCACTCCGTGAGAGGTTTTTCGAGTAGCCCTCTTACTTTGTGAGAGGGCATTTTTTGTGGGTTATGGTTTTTGGTCTGGTTGTTTGCTTTTCTCTGAAACAAATGTCCCCTCATTCGCGCTGTCTTTTATTTCTCTCACGGAGTGAGAGGAGTACAATGTCGCCCTCTCACTCTGTGAGAGGGCTTTTTTGTGGTATATGGTTTTTGGTTTTTAGTACGTAGGGTTGGACAAGCGGCTAATGAAGTATTCATCTGTAAGGATTCTACTCCGCGCTGTCCCACCTTCAGAGATAAATCGCAGATGTTGGGACAACGCCGAATTACGCGAATGGTGCTAGCTAGGCTATCGGCGGCTGGTCCCAACCTACAGACTATATTACGGTTGGTCAAAGCGGATCTATCGGGCCGTTGGCCCTTCCATTTCTACTTCCCATGAACCTAGGGCGACGCTACGCTTGACTAGTTAAAAAAACAGCAAGGCTGGGATAGGTTGGGCCTTTGGCCCACAAAATACAATTGCGATCCGAGGGGGAGAGCGTCACCTGGATTACCAAAAACCAATCACCAAATACCAAAAACCAGCCACCATTCCTCCAGCCTCCCCTTACGGCACCGCGTAAATCGCCCCGGCGGTAAAGATCCCTTGCGTGGCCGCACCCCGCAGGCTGAGCGGGAACGGTTCGATCATATACGGCGCGCAGTTGCCGGGTCGGTAATAACCCAGGGCATACTGGCATTCGCAGATCGGGTCCACGCCCATGTGATAGGGCAAGAGCGGAATCGTGCCAAAGAAGTGGGCGGATTGCAGGACGGGATCGAGGACCGGTCCCCAGGAGTGGCCATAGCGCTCGGCCTGCACTTGTTCAAAGTACAGCGGTTTGTGGCACAACGCGGAGGCTTTCCAGGTGTAAGTGATGCAGCCCCAACTGCGATCGCCATGATAGATGCTGCCGCTTTCGATCGCGCATTCGTAGGGTATTTCCCCTTTGGACGTCGGACTAAGATCCAAGATCCTGGTTCCCAATGTGATATCCAAAAAATCCTTTTCCGCCGCCTCTTGCTTGTTCTTGCAATCTTCCTGGGTTTGTCCCGATGATTTTGATGGTGCCGCCGCGCCACTGCCGAGGGGCGCGGGACTGGCGGAGTCAAGCGCGCGATCGCCGGGTAGCGTCGACCGCTGGGGGTCGGGTAACTCGGCCGGGGGCATGGGCGAAGGCTCGGGCTCGGTCGCCAGGGGATTGTTGATGGCCGGTGGCGTGGCAGAGTTATCCCCGGGGTTGCTAAAGGGATTGCCCGGGGAGGGGGTTTCAGGGGCCGCGCCGTTTTCCAGGGGATTGGCCTGGTTGGTGTCCGCCGAACTGCCCAGGGGGGCTGTAGCTTGCAGTCGCGCGGTCCGAGCGCCTGTTCTCTCACGGGTGCTCATGACGGAGGTTCCCGGCAGCGCCTTGACGCCCGCGTTTTCCACCGGTGTTAATTGATGCACGGGCTGGACGTAATCGCTGTGTCCCGACAGTAACTGGGGCGCGCTGGCGGAGTTGGATTGCGGAGCGACCAGCGCCGGGCCGGTAGTTGGCATTTGCCCCGAAGTTGGTTTGAGCACGCTGGGGGCGGAATCAATCTCCGCAATCCCCAGGGCGGGTCCGCTGGAGGCGTTATGGCTGCTGGGGCGGACCGCGGGATCGACGCGCTTGCCGGTGGTGCGGGCGGGACGCCATTGCTGATTGGTCAGCCGCGTAACCTTTGCCGGTTCGGCGGCGATTATCCGCGGGGAATCAAAAAATTCCGCGCAACAGCCCAGGATCAGGCTGGCGGCGGCGGTGCGACCGGCGGCCTGCAACAGGCCCAAGAGCCGGGCCCGGGCCAAAATGGGGCGATCCGCGGCCGGTTGGGGCGGGCGGGAATTAGCCTGGGTCGGCGCCGCGGACGGCGCTGTAGTTTGGTGACTCTTGCGTAATGGCGATGTCATGCGGATGACTCTCCCGTACGCTCGCGGCCGAGACCTGGATAAAGCGGGCATCCTTGCGCAAGTGTTCGATGTCCTTTGCGCCGCAGTAGCCCATTCCGGCTCGCAATCCCCCCACGAGCTGATAAATGAACGTATTTAACGGTCCCTTAAAGGGCACGCGCCCTTCGACTCCTTCCGGCACCAGTTTGTCGGGCCCGCGTTCGGACGCTCCCTGGCGGTAGCGTTCGCTCGAGCCTTTGACCATCGCGCCTAACGATCCCATGCCGCGGTACGCCTTAAAAGCGCGTCCTTGGTACAGGATTTGTTGGCCGGGACTTTCGGCCACACCGGCCAATAGCCCCCCGATCATCACGGTATGCGCTCCCGCGGCGATGGCTTTGGTCACATCGCCCGAATAGCGGATGCCGCCATCGGCGATAATGGGTATGCCCGCCCCGCTGGCCGCCCGCGCGGCTTCCATGATGGCGGTGATTTGCGGCACGCCCACGCCGGAAATGACGCGGGTGGTGCAAATCGATCCCGGTCCGATGCCGACCTTGACCGCGTCGGCTCCGGCCTGGATCAGGTCGCGGGCGCCGTCAAACGTGGCGACGTTGCCGGCGACCACCTCGATCCGGTGCTGCTGTTTGATCCGTTTGACGGTTTCCAGCACATTGGACGAATGCCCATGCGCGCTGTCCACGATCAGCACATCGACCCCTTTGGCGATCAGGCTGCTAGCACGGTCGTAGTCGTGCACGCCGACCGCGGCTCCGACCCGCAGGCGCCCTTGCGGGTCCTTGCAGGCGCGCGGATAGCGCTTGAGCATGTCGATGTCCTTAATCGTGATCAGTCCCGTCAGTGTGTATTCTTCGTCAACCAGCAAAAGTTTCTCGACCTTATTTGCCATCAAAATCTTTTCAGCTTCCGCAAGCGTTACAGTCCCCGTGGCCGTTACCAATTTGGTACGCGTCATAATGTCCGCAATCGGCAATTCCCCCGTATCGAGAAACCGCAAATCCCGCCGCGTGATAATGCCCAAGAGCTTTTTGCTAGCATCCACGATGGGGACGCCGCTGACATTGTGCTGGGCCATGATTTCCCGGGCGCGGTCCACGGTGGCCGTGGGGGGCAGGGTGACCGGGTCGGGGATGATTCCATTGGCCGAGCGTTTGACCTTGTCCACTTCCTCGGTCTGGCGTTCGATGGACAGGTTTTTGTGAATGACGCCCAAGCCCCCTTCCTGCGCGAGCGCGATCGCCATTTCGGCCTCGGTCACGGTATCCATGGGGGAGGAGAGGATGGGGATATTGAGTTCGATGTTGGTGGTCAGCCGGGTGCGGACATCGACACTGGCGGGGACGACATCGCTGTAGCGGGGTTCCAAGAGGACGTCGTCAAAGGTGATCGCCTGCGAGACGATTTTTTCGTACATGGGAACCTCCGGGGCTGGAAATGCAAATCCGCTGGGTGTCAGCGTCGCCGACATACGGCGGTAGACGGGGATAAGCCCCTCATTATGTCGGATAAGTTCCCTAGGCAAAAGGGGCGCGGGGGTGGCCCGTGGGACAAGAGGCGTGGGACGCTGGAAGCGGGGAAAATTGATTAGCCGCGACGCGCAGCGGAGCGCGGTATTTATGTAGCGGCGAATTTCACTTGCGGATCTGGCACTTGGTTGCTGGATTTTAGTGTTTTGATTTAGGACTTCTTACCTCGCAGATGTTGCGGAACTCAGCCCAGGGTCACTGTGTGTTCCCTGGGAAAGCGTAGTCATGAGTGAGCAGTTGTTATAAAATCATGGCTTATCGCCGTTCTACGTCCAAGGAGGAGTATCCTGGGGAACTAAAATGCCAAAGCATTTATATTGTAAGTTTGCATCTCCCGTTGATGTATTCCACGTGGCAACCATGTTGCAAAATGCAATAGGAGGAACTAGCACAGAACCTCAAAGCCGATGGAAGTTAGTGCAAGAAAAAATAGATAACATGCCAAACCATTCTGATACTGACTCACCTAGGAAAGCCAGCATGCAACGAATTCTTGATGATGACGTCGCCAAAGCTGGTGAATGTCTCCTGTTTTCATCAACGATGAATGGCAATGAGTGCAATTTCGGTATTTTTAGTAGTCGCATACATGTAAATTTTAGTGACAATTTAGAATTTAAATACATTCTACAACTATGTGACATAATCCACTCGATAAATGCTACTAAGGAGCTACAGATATTTTTGTAATCTCTTCAATGGCAGTGTAGCGAATAGCCGAGCTATATCACCAACTGGCTGGCTCTGGAACTTGTTCCGGTGTGTTAAGCACAAGAAGCGTAGTCATGAATGAGCAGTAATTTTAAAATCATGTCTTCCCGCCGCCTCCGCGACCAAGGAGGGATATCTTGGGCTATTTGGAATAATCGGGGCATGTCCACTGTAATTTCAAATTGAAGTCTATGTATCGGGCCGTTGGTCCTTGCCATTTGTGAGGCTTGCTTGACCTAGGGCGACGCTGCGCTTGCCCTAGGCTGGAATAGGCCGGGCCGTTGGCCCGCAAAGAATCGAGTGCCGTAGGCCGACACTTGCCTGGGTCATAAAAATCTCGGCACAACACGAGGAAGCTAGCGTTTTCAATACGGATCACAGGGGCGGAATTGCTAGGCTATCCACGCTTCACCCATATTCGTCCGTGGCAAAAAACTACCCGGTTATTTCCGTAAAAAGGAGGTCGATTTTGAATAATTGCTTGCGTGTGTCGCACCCAAGCTTTACCTTCACTGAAAGGGCATTGGTTGCACCTCTGCTGCGTAAACGGCGGATCACGATCAGCCCACAAAAATCTCACACACAGCTTCATCCATGCTCACCATGCAATCCTATCCACTTCCACTCAACCCGTTTCCCCTTGGTCGATTTTTGTTGATCCCGCTGGGCATTGCTTGTTTGGCAATTTGCTGCCTCGTTGGCTCTCCTGCGGCGGAAGAATCACCCCCCGCGGACCAAGCTGCTCCCGCGACACTGCCGACTCAGCCCATGTCCGCGGCCACGCTCGAGTTTCTTCCGGTCGAGGCGCAGCCGTTTTTTGCCGCGACAGAACGGCTGATTCAGGCCCTGGATTATGTCGGCGCGCCCCTCTCCGCCGCGGATGCCGCCGCCATCGCCACCGCGATCAAAACCGCCAACGAACAGTCCGCCACCGCCGCCGAACCCCAAAAGTCCCAAATTCTTCGCGCCGCCGCGCGGCAAGTGCAGGCTGTTTTAGACAAATCCACCCTGGTCGCCGTGACCATCAATCCTGAAAGCCGCGTCTCCGTAGCCGCTGGTCCCGCCCGCCGCGAGTTAGTCCAACAAGGCTGGCGCACTTTTCTGGTCAAGGTGCATAACCAACCCCGCATCACACCCCAGCTACGCATCGATAGTCCCAACGCCCAACCGCTGTATCAGCAAGGGAGTGGCGGCCGCGAACGTCCCCAAACCACCGACAAACTGGTCGCGCCCGCCGATGTGCCGGGGCGCTTTCTTAGTCTGGAGCAATTTACCAAGCAACCTCTGCGGGCGGAGCTTTCGGGCCTGGAATGCGAGTATCGGATTTTGCAGTTATACAGCCGCGACGTGGGCCGTCGCGAGGCCACCCTGCAATTTGACGTGGGGCAGGGGACCCAGGATTTGGGTTTTCGCAACGAATTGCCGGTGCTATTTGAAGCTGTTCCCGCTTGTGAAGTGGTGCTGACCGTCCAGGACCACGATGGCACGCCCACCACGGCCGCATTTGTGGTGCGGGATGCGTGGGGGCGGGTCTACCCCAATCCCGCGCGGCGGTTGGCGCCGGATTTTTTCTTTCATGAGCAGATTTATCGCGCCGATGGGGAATCGCTGCATCTACCTCCTGGCGAATACAGCGTCACCGTGGGCCGTGGCCCCGAATATCACACCCAAACCAAAAAAGTCAGCGTCCCGGCAGCGGTAAGCCACCGCGAGGTTTTTCGCCTGAACCGCTGGATTCATCCCAAAACCCGGGGCTGGTTTAGCGGCGACCATCACGTTCACGCCGCGGGATGCGGCCATTATGACAGCCCCACCGAGGGGGTCGGCCCCGCCGATATGCTGCGGCATATCGTGGGCGAGGACCTAAACGTGGGTTGTGTGCTCTCTTGGGGGCCATGCTGGTACACCCAAAAGCAGTATTTTGAGGGAAAGACTTCGGCCTTGTCCCGGCCCAATTATCTGATGCGGTATGATGTGGAAGTCAGCGGGTTCCCTTCTTCCCATGCGGGGCATTTGTGCCTGTTGCGGCTAAAGGAGGACGATTATCCCGGTACGACCGAAATTGAACAGTGGCCCAGTTGGACGCAGCCAGTGTTGGCCTGGGGCAAAGGGCAGGGGGGAGTCGTCGGTTATAGCCATAGCGGCTGGGGACTGGCCTTGCCAGATATTATGCCCAATGGCGAGCGCAAGTTTGGGGGCCAACCCTGGGGGGGCGCCCCCGCGGGATGGCAGGGGAGGGCGGCGGATACGCTGCCGGACTATGCCATGCCCCCGTTCGATGGGATCGGGGCGAATGAGTTTATCGTGACATTGCCCAATGGTCAGTGCGATTTTTTGTCCGCGGTGGATACGCCGATCGTGTGGGAGCTGAACATTTGGTATCACACCCTCAACTGCGGCTTGCGCGGGCGGATTAGCGGCGAGACGGATTTTCCCTGCATTTATGGGGATAAAGTCGGCCTGGGAAGGATTTATGTTAAATTGCCCACGGATCAACCGTTGGACTTTGACGCCTGGTGCGAAGGGGTCAAAGCGGGGCGGAGCTATTGCGGCGATGGGCTGAGTCATTTGTTGGACTTTCGCGTGAACGATGTCAGTGTCGGAGAGCCAGGCAGCGGCGGCAAGCTTAGCCAGCTTGATCTGCCGCAGCCAGGCAAGGTGACCGTCACCTGCGACGCGGCGGCTTTATTGGCGGCGGAGCCGACCGAGGCGACGGAACGGATTCGCGCGGCGCGGCTGGATAATAAACCCTATTGGCATATCGAGCGGGCGCGGGTGGAAAAAACCCGCCAGGTGCCTGTGGAGGTGATTGTCAATGGGCGGCCCGTCGCCAAGCATTTATTAACGGCCGATGGCACCACGCAAAGCCTCAAATTTGACGTGGAACTAACAGAGTCCAGTTGGGTGGCTGTGCGAATCTTTCCCAGTTGCCATACCAACCCGGTGTTTGTGGAGGTCGCCGGCCAGCCGATCCGAGCCGATGCCAAAAGCGCCCAGTGGTGCCGCGACGCGGTGGATGTATGTTGGCGGGCCAAGCAGGGGCAAATTCGCGAGAGTGAGCGCCCCGCCGCACGCGCGGCCTATGACCAGGCCCGGGCGTACTATGAAAAAGTGCTGGCGGAGGTGAAGTAAATATCGTAGGACTGAGTCAAAGTTAAAGAATAGAGTCAAGCAAATCAGCCGCTGGGCGCTAGCCGAGGGTTTTTGCCCCTTCAACCGGGGGCTAGGGCGCTATGGCTCATCCTAAAACGAATCGTTAACACAGCAGTAGCGCGGAACTGGTTCAGCCAATGATGCTGTTACCGCGCCATGCGATTGCAGTGGAATACGATCCGTCCGACACAACTCCGCGATTGGCTCTCTCCGTCCCCCTCGATCACAGCGAAATGTTGATTTCCCGCGCAAACCCGCAAATTAACTTAAATTTCAATTTCTCATCAATACCACACATTGGTATGATATAAATTCCCGTTCATCGGGGAAACTTCCTTTGCCGCAAATTTTAAGGTGCCAGCATGAAAAACTCCCCCCGCGGGTTTACGCTTGTGGAACTGTTGGTGGTAATCGCCATTATTGGCATTTTGGTGGCGCTGCTCTTGCCAGCGATTCAAATGGCGCGGGAGGCCGCGCGACGGACCACCTGTGTGAATAATCTCCAAAACATCGCCAAGGGATGCATTCTGCACGAAGGGGCCAACAAGTTTTTTCCCACCGGTGGCTGGGGCTGGAACTGGGCCGGCGATCCCGACCGCGGTTATGATAAAACGCAGCCAGGGGGCTGGGCGTTTAATATCTTGCCCTATATCGAGGAGCAGCAGACGCGGGATATCGGCAAAACAGGGAGCAAGGCGGATTCCGCCAAAAAGCGGGACGGCAACATGCGCCGCCTGGCCACGCCGGTGCCGATTTATAATTGCCCCAGCCGCCGTCGCCCGTTTCAATTTCCCTATCCCAACAAACATTACATCAACGTCTCTCAAAACGCCAACTTTATCGCCAAAACCGACTACGCGGGGAATGGCGGCAGCCAGGGGTTTGAGGCGTTTGAAGGTCCCGCCGCCTCGGCCTTGGGCTTGCCGGATAGCGCCGTCGAAACCCAGTTTCCCGGTTCCGCCAAGAAGACCAACGGCGTCTCTTATTTACGGAGCATGGTCAAAATAAAAAATATCACCGACGGCACCAGCAAAACCTACCTGGTGGGCGAACGATTTTTGTTTACCGACACCTACGAAACGGGCCGGCATGGGGATGACAACCAAAGCTGGGACACCGCTTACGATTGGGACACGTATCGCTGGACCAACATTCCCCCGGAGCCGGACACGTTTTTAAATCAGCGGGAATGCTGCAATCAGCACTTTGGCGGGCCGCACTTTACCACATTTTTTATGGCCTTTTGCGACGGAAGCGTGCAGCAATTGGGCTACGAGATTCACGCCCGGGTGCACCTGGCGTTGGGTTCGCGCAACGGGGGGGAATCCGTGGGCAAATTTTAGTCATTTGCCGCTGGTTGTGGTCGGTCGGCGGCAGACTAGCAGCGCGGCATGCCGGCTGCGCGGATCAGTTTCCCTCTGACAGACCGACTTCCACGCACACCGGTCCCCACGCGCTCTCAAAGGGAATTAGCAAGGTGGGGGCTCCCGAGGGGAAATTAATCGAGTTTCCCTTGCCGCAAATGACCGTCGGCAGGCCGATGGAAAGCTGGTATTCCTCAAGTTGAGTCTTGGCCGCCCCCACAATCATATTTGTGAGTTCCCCGACGGCGTCCACCACCTCGGAGGTTAACTCCGAAAAGCTTGTCCCGTGTAGATTTCCCGCGAGCTGCAACGCGGTGTCGCTACTAAAGCTCAGCACGACCATGCCGTGGCATTTCCCGGCTAACCCGATGAGTCCGCAGACCTCGTTGGTAGGCTCGCGGGATTTTTTCAGGCTTAACTCGCCTCGTTTCAGGGTTGTCCCCAGCATTGTCTGAAAGACATCATGCGTCGCCAAGACAAATGGATTGATAAACTCGACTCGCATGGATTCAGGTCCAATTCTGGTAGGCGGAAACAATGACTAAACAAGGGAATATTTTTGCAGCTTTTCCCGCAGCGTGTCCGCGGTAAATGGCTTGATAAGATAGTCGGATACACCCGCCTGGATCGCTTCGATAACGCGGCTTTTTTCGCCTTCGGTTGTGATCATATAAATCGGCACTTTCGACCCCGTCGCCCGGATATCGCGGGTCAATTCGATTCCGGATTTATTGGGCATATTCCAGTCGGTGATGACAAGTTCAAACATTCCCGCCTGAAAAGCGGCCAGACCTTCGACGCCGTCGGCGGCTTCCACGACATCGTTAAATCCGACAGCCTGCAGTGAGCGGATGATAATCTTGCGCATTGTTCCGGAATCATCCACCACCAATACTTTGTTGCTCATAACGCTCCTCTGTGGGAAATAATGCACCCGAAAAGTCAATTATGCCCCAGGCCCAGGGGGGACCCCCCGGCCGCTGATCTAACATAGCTTGTAATTTACCAACGGAAGGCCGGCGTATTGTCAATGCGATCGATTCAAGTGGGGCGATTCAACCGCTAGGTGCTGGTGCATGGATTTTGCCGCTCCCACTGCGGGCTAGTGCCCCACGCTCATTCGAAACCGAGCGTTGATGGAACACTCGCGCGTTAATAACCTCAGGCCGCGCTGGGGGAGGGGGCGACGCCGTCAGGTTGTGTAATTCTTTCGTAGAGTCTGATACGCAAGGGACCCACCGGGGAGCGCAGGCAAACATCCTCAATCAACATGGCCTTGTGGATATGCAGGCCATAGTCGCTGCCCGTGATAATCGTCGGCAACGATAAATACGATGGTCCCGGAAGCGTTCCTTTCAGGTTTCCCCCGATCATATTCACCAGTTCGGCCGCTACCTCGCACAAGTCCGCCTCATCCGCGTTCCGGGCAGGTATACCCAGCATCGTGGCGGCGCAGTTCCGTGCTAATTCAGGAGAGATCGCCAGCACGGCGGTTCCCATCCATTGGCCGGCGATTTGCACCGCCGACAACAGCAGTTCCCCTTCTTCGTCCGCCTGAGGTTCGTCCCGACACAACTCGAGGTTCAACATCGTCGAAAAGATATTAATGGCGATCTCTTCGATCAGGTTATCGTAGGCCGTCTCCATGTTGGTTCCCTTGGATTTACTTGAGGCGATAAAAAACGCTTTGTTCAAATTGCACACGCTCAAAATCGTTGCTCAGGCCCATGGTCGTTTCCGCCGCCCCCAAAAAGAGCAAGGCTTGTGGTGCCATGATTTTGCGCACTTTTTCGAGGATCATTTTCTTGGTATCGGGGGAAAAATAGATCAGCACATTGCGTAGAAACACAATATCCATACGGGGCATGGCGGGCCAACTCTCGATAAGATTGAGTTTCGAAAAGCGCGCCATGCCGCTTAATTCGGGCTTTAGCTTCCAGTGGATCCCCTCGCGCTGAAAGTATTTCACCAGCAACCCCGCGGACAAACCGCGGTTAACCTCATTCTGCGAGAATTTGGCTTCCCGCGCGCGGTTGAGCACATCCTCGGAAAGATCTGTGCCGAGCAGTTGCACGTTCCATTGCGTCAAAACGGGAAAGTGCTCCCGCAGGTACATGGCCACGGAGTAGATTTCCTGCCCTGTGGAGCACGCGGCTGACCAGATGTTCAACCGCTTTGTTCCCCCGTTCCGTTGCAACAGTTCCGGCACGATCTGCTTGCGCAGCGCTTCAAACGGATGGATATCTCGAAAAAAGCTGGTCTCATTGGTCGTCATGGCCTCCACGAGTCGACCTTCCAGGTCGGGCCGACTTTTGCCGCGGATCCCCTGGATGAGTTCGTCGATCGAGGAATAACCGCTGGCGCGGGCCACTGGCGTCAAACGTGCTTCGATCAGATAGCACTTGGTGTCGTCCAGTTCGATCGCCGCGCGGCTTCTGACCGTCGCACATACAAAGGAAATGGCATCCGCTGATAATGTCGAGGTGCTCATGTAATCCTTTCCAGTAGAGGCGACCGCCGCCGCAGCGCGGTAACCATGCGCGTGAGCTCTCCGGCAATCCGGGGCAACGGGAGCGATTGGTGGGAGAATCCGGCGACGGCGACAGCCCGGGGCATCCCCCACACCACCGACGTGGCTTCGTCCTGTGTCAGCACCGTGCCGCCAACCAAATAAATATCCTGCGCCCCCCTTAAGCCATCCTGTCCCATGCCAGTTAATACCGCGGCCAGGCAGCCTGATCCAAACACTTTTGCAGCCGAACGGAACGTGACATCCACCGCGGGTCGGCAGGAATTTTCCAGCGGTCCTTGCTGCAACACCGTTCTGATGGCCAGCCCCTGGCGTTCAAATTCCAAATGATAACCCCCCGGGGCTATCAAGACCCGGCCGGGCAAAAGTTCTTCGCCGGTGGTGGCTTCGCTAACTTGCAGCGTGCAGATTTGATTGAGTCGATCCGCCAAATGTTTGGTAAAAACAGGCGGCATATGCTGGACTACGACGATTGGCACCGGAAATTCCGCCGGCAAACCTGCCAAAATGCTTGCCAAAGCTTGCGGACCTCCCGTCGAACTACCCACAATCACCACTTCACAGGATTGGGGCAAGCGCCGCTCAGCGCCTGGCAACTGTGGGCGAGCCACCATCCGCCCGGTCGTCCCGGCAGAC
The Pirellulales bacterium DNA segment above includes these coding regions:
- a CDS encoding VIT and VWA domain-containing protein, translating into MNRLTRGWKFLLVLCGLLAWGGSLFPAALLAQGLLIHIQPADHVPLPRPIIIYPPHPHPHPRPRPTPVPESTYKIKALEVNARINEQVASVQVSQSFVNTGSRQMEVSFVFPLPYDGAIDQLTLLVDGKEYPAKLLDAKAARSQYEAIVRKNQDPALLEWLGTGMFQTSVFPVPPGAERKVTLRYTQLCRKLDGMTDFLFPLSTAKYTSEAIEEIKFQLHLDSKVEIKNIYSPSHAIDIQRPDGKSAVISYSAKSTIPTGDFRLLYDVGAGQVNASVIAYRPTTDEEGYLLLLASPQIAADMAERPKKTVLFVVDKSGSMSGKKMEQAKGALKFVLNNLRDGDTFNVIAYDDKVESWKPEVQTFGDETRKSALGYVEGLYAGGSTNISGALKTALAQIQDASRPNFVIFLTDGLPTAGETNEQKIVTQTRELNKLKARIFAFGVGYDLNSRLLDKLVRENFGLSEFVRPNEDIEARVSALYNRIGAPVMSDVAIKFDLDGHKTEDGPLVNRQYPQTITDLFAGEQLVIVGRYKKHGAAKVTVTGKVGGKEVTLDFPANLVEKSADDSNGFVEKLWAMRRIGEIMDDLDLKGRNEELVKELVTLSTKHGILTPYTSFLADENTNLRDVTSNLHEADRRLRYFAESNGAGGVEQRILKNEIAKANRAPQAPADNAQLNQFSLQAPSAATAGRGGFGGGANAPAGAASASGAVATGPTVTLQKDEKESLAVTQNVRQVGQKTFYLRNANWVDSLANEKQEKEAKKIERFSMEYFDLIDKHGKEVAKYLAQDEPLILVLDGEAYQF
- the guaB gene encoding IMP dehydrogenase; protein product: MYEKIVSQAITFDDVLLEPRYSDVVPASVDVRTRLTTNIELNIPILSSPMDTVTEAEMAIALAQEGGLGVIHKNLSIERQTEEVDKVKRSANGIIPDPVTLPPTATVDRAREIMAQHNVSGVPIVDASKKLLGIITRRDLRFLDTGELPIADIMTRTKLVTATGTVTLAEAEKILMANKVEKLLLVDEEYTLTGLITIKDIDMLKRYPRACKDPQGRLRVGAAVGVHDYDRASSLIAKGVDVLIVDSAHGHSSNVLETVKRIKQQHRIEVVAGNVATFDGARDLIQAGADAVKVGIGPGSICTTRVISGVGVPQITAIMEAARAASGAGIPIIADGGIRYSGDVTKAIAAGAHTVMIGGLLAGVAESPGQQILYQGRAFKAYRGMGSLGAMVKGSSERYRQGASERGPDKLVPEGVEGRVPFKGPLNTFIYQLVGGLRAGMGYCGAKDIEHLRKDARFIQVSAASVRESHPHDIAITQESPNYSAVRGADPG
- a CDS encoding CehA/McbA family metallohydrolase, with protein sequence MQSYPLPLNPFPLGRFLLIPLGIACLAICCLVGSPAAEESPPADQAAPATLPTQPMSAATLEFLPVEAQPFFAATERLIQALDYVGAPLSAADAAAIATAIKTANEQSATAAEPQKSQILRAAARQVQAVLDKSTLVAVTINPESRVSVAAGPARRELVQQGWRTFLVKVHNQPRITPQLRIDSPNAQPLYQQGSGGRERPQTTDKLVAPADVPGRFLSLEQFTKQPLRAELSGLECEYRILQLYSRDVGRREATLQFDVGQGTQDLGFRNELPVLFEAVPACEVVLTVQDHDGTPTTAAFVVRDAWGRVYPNPARRLAPDFFFHEQIYRADGESLHLPPGEYSVTVGRGPEYHTQTKKVSVPAAVSHREVFRLNRWIHPKTRGWFSGDHHVHAAGCGHYDSPTEGVGPADMLRHIVGEDLNVGCVLSWGPCWYTQKQYFEGKTSALSRPNYLMRYDVEVSGFPSSHAGHLCLLRLKEDDYPGTTEIEQWPSWTQPVLAWGKGQGGVVGYSHSGWGLALPDIMPNGERKFGGQPWGGAPAGWQGRAADTLPDYAMPPFDGIGANEFIVTLPNGQCDFLSAVDTPIVWELNIWYHTLNCGLRGRISGETDFPCIYGDKVGLGRIYVKLPTDQPLDFDAWCEGVKAGRSYCGDGLSHLLDFRVNDVSVGEPGSGGKLSQLDLPQPGKVTVTCDAAALLAAEPTEATERIRAARLDNKPYWHIERARVEKTRQVPVEVIVNGRPVAKHLLTADGTTQSLKFDVELTESSWVAVRIFPSCHTNPVFVEVAGQPIRADAKSAQWCRDAVDVCWRAKQGQIRESERPAARAAYDQARAYYEKVLAEVK